A genomic segment from Alistipes senegalensis JC50 encodes:
- a CDS encoding DUF1735 domain-containing protein codes for MKRLLALAIFAVAFLSGSCYDDYVKDHDHTSIYIAYQYDLRTFVVGEGMNFDVGAVLGGVIDNRRDRRVRFSLAPELLTDDLSVFEDDPDVESYTAFSKMSDPSSAGMSQAYVASAITASGIAELTPLPETCYSLSDPETMTIRAGRYSGTITVQADSLAFLADPHASVMPYYALAFRLEEADADVVLRKKCFSIVAVRYENMMFGNWWYGGVTTVKDDATGETLERRVYPTTMTTANSVNRVCELTTAAPLSVTTSRMGDYEGSLRLDFDGGEITVSDADGVLQIEPFDEGSRFNGARLLQNRKLFLNYRFANGDGTTTYVQDTLTFRNRIRDGVNEWQDENPEHYK; via the coding sequence ATGAAAAGATTACTTGCATTGGCAATATTTGCCGTCGCTTTCCTTTCCGGAAGCTGCTACGATGATTATGTGAAGGATCACGATCATACGAGCATTTACATCGCCTATCAGTACGATCTGCGCACGTTCGTCGTGGGCGAAGGGATGAATTTCGATGTCGGCGCCGTGCTGGGAGGCGTGATCGACAACCGGCGCGATCGCCGGGTGCGTTTTTCGCTGGCCCCGGAGCTGCTGACCGACGACCTGTCGGTCTTCGAGGACGATCCCGATGTCGAGTCCTATACCGCCTTTTCCAAGATGTCCGATCCTTCGTCGGCCGGAATGAGCCAGGCTTATGTGGCTTCGGCGATCACGGCGAGCGGCATTGCGGAACTCACGCCGCTGCCCGAAACGTGCTATTCGCTGAGCGATCCGGAGACGATGACCATCCGCGCCGGGCGTTATTCGGGGACGATCACCGTGCAGGCCGATTCGCTCGCGTTTCTGGCCGATCCCCACGCTTCCGTTATGCCTTATTACGCCCTTGCCTTCCGTTTGGAGGAGGCCGATGCCGATGTCGTGCTGCGGAAGAAGTGCTTTTCGATCGTCGCCGTGCGCTATGAGAACATGATGTTCGGCAACTGGTGGTACGGCGGTGTCACGACCGTCAAGGACGATGCGACGGGCGAGACGCTCGAAAGGCGGGTGTATCCCACGACGATGACCACTGCGAATTCCGTCAACCGCGTGTGCGAACTGACGACGGCGGCTCCGCTGTCCGTGACGACTTCGCGCATGGGCGATTACGAAGGGTCGCTGCGGCTGGATTTCGACGGCGGGGAGATCACCGTCAGCGACGCTGACGGCGTTTTGCAGATCGAGCCGTTCGACGAGGGCAGCCGTTTCAACGGGGCCAGGCTGCTTCAGAACCGCAAGCTGTTTCTGAACTACCGGTTCGCCAACGGCGACGGCACGACGACCTATGTGCAGGATACGCTGACTTTCCGCAACCGCATACGCGACGGAGTGAACGAATGGCAGGATGAAAATCCGGAACACTATAAATAA
- a CDS encoding endonuclease/exonuclease/phosphatase family protein, producing the protein MKRFFLMNGLLLLVTAMTGLCGCSDDAEGEFPDLVPGLGPVEDNDRPAQNFKVMSFNIRVNSVDPNPSQGLPTEWETRKSLAVEVIRDEQPTIVGIQEAYYKGQWLYLKEQLADYGYEAIGLPIGVWENLESITDRQGNTQVVGILYRPGEVTLEDWGVFSLSETPDMPCTTPALGASYTRGATWAIFRLNESQRRIFFVNTHLDTAASPVPELEWKVIVEQMSRHNTDNLYAFVTGDFNEGRTSNLCKTMYETFNEAALMGDWPDRSVNTFNNYQDALTTSYIDHILYSKSNNRIRIFDYRVVRKKDGNVFVSDHWPIWAEFSY; encoded by the coding sequence ATGAAACGATTTTTTTTGATGAACGGTTTGCTGTTGCTGGTCACGGCGATGACCGGACTGTGTGGCTGCTCCGATGACGCGGAGGGCGAATTTCCCGATTTGGTGCCGGGTTTGGGGCCTGTCGAGGATAACGATCGGCCTGCGCAGAATTTCAAGGTGATGTCTTTCAACATTCGCGTCAATTCGGTTGACCCGAATCCGAGCCAGGGCCTTCCGACCGAGTGGGAGACGCGCAAATCGTTGGCCGTAGAGGTCATCCGCGACGAACAGCCGACGATCGTCGGCATTCAGGAGGCGTACTACAAGGGGCAATGGCTCTATCTGAAGGAGCAGCTCGCCGATTATGGCTACGAAGCGATCGGTTTGCCGATCGGCGTGTGGGAGAACCTCGAAAGTATCACGGACCGTCAGGGCAATACGCAGGTCGTGGGCATTCTGTACCGTCCCGGGGAGGTGACTCTCGAAGACTGGGGCGTATTTTCGCTGTCCGAAACTCCGGACATGCCCTGCACGACGCCTGCGCTCGGAGCCTCCTATACACGCGGTGCTACGTGGGCGATTTTCAGGCTCAACGAGAGCCAGCGCCGGATCTTCTTCGTCAACACGCACCTCGACACCGCGGCTTCGCCCGTGCCCGAGCTGGAGTGGAAAGTGATCGTCGAGCAGATGTCGCGCCATAACACCGACAATCTCTATGCTTTCGTCACGGGCGACTTCAACGAAGGGCGCACGTCGAATCTGTGCAAGACCATGTACGAGACTTTCAACGAGGCTGCCTTGATGGGCGACTGGCCGGACCGTTCCGTCAATACGTTCAACAATTATCAGGATGCCCTGACGACCAGTTATATCGACCATATCCTCTATTCGAAGAGCAACAACAGAATCCGGATCTTCGATTACCGGGTGGTCCGCAAGAAGGACGGGAATGTTTTTGTTTCGGACCATTGGCCTATCTGGGCGGAGTTCAGTTATTAG
- a CDS encoding SusC/RagA family TonB-linked outer membrane protein yields the protein MKTCLYSILIPAVLCASPTSSAAGFGKTPAAAAYTAAGGDSLVYLPLNREVALSARTGSTRSFGREEFDKYPSLDFRNLLTGVIPGLEVVEKSGATGISAASDNAAVNLLARGNAIRYIVDDMPVYITQLQLDPEQIESVTLLTDIADKAQFGPTAADGVLYIRTRRGGRGPLSVRIGFERGVSVVDRFPEWVDGVDYAKMNNYARYNDGMTPLYGNAALEGYRMRDPDHAEYPNADFRAAMLKDTKPYTRAGIGLSGGGSAVRYNAHFGYAGEGDIYRLGAVSDYNRLNVHTNIDASITRRLRARVSFFGGMTFRRSPKYGYGTSNGDEMTAVLADLTTIPAIAFPVHVTPEALDESVEMEKNRAIYGVGNQWSNNPVAALSENGSYTTKGRTGLVTATVDYDCSSFAKGLKSTTFLGLNLYQMTRIGQNPDYYGYLWDRQMGVGAISAHKGAKESGKSLMDKYTYQSLNFYERLSYDFARNGHRLGVTAAYYLSSVARTGQSSLDRQQNAIGTVSYSYGGRYLVEGVVDYAGSSRFRKGHRYDVFPSAGLGWVVSEEAFMQEADWVDFLKIRGQIGVLGYEDFGAQYLYEWYYQKQSGPTFGPSSLGSSSPWLGTGNYVSNKTTLQRLGNPDLTWEKRRELSVGFDAQLFSRRLYVSATYFRSKRDGIITSMTGNLPLYWGLRNVAVYENHNASLQQGVEAAFRFGGRTGDFGYSVGASFAFRKSKYLRYDESYTYAYQAVKGTALDAYRGYVYLGKFASAEEIASSPEQTFDEKLQPGDLKYADLNNDGRIDSNDQCVIGHTDPRFIYAVNLHLSYKWFDLTVVGTGRAGYQVPFTNAWFWNGWGDNNYSKFVKKNFGGDYPRIAYNKVNNNFQQSAYWLRDGGFFKIQNVELGFDAPIPAGSKTGIKGLRIFLRGANLLTISRIKDVDPESVDSGVSTYPLFRTFTAGINLTF from the coding sequence ATGAAAACATGTTTGTACAGTATTCTGATACCGGCCGTCCTGTGCGCATCTCCGACATCGTCGGCCGCGGGTTTCGGCAAGACTCCCGCAGCGGCGGCGTATACGGCTGCCGGCGGGGACAGTCTCGTTTATCTGCCTCTGAACCGGGAGGTGGCTCTTTCGGCCCGCACGGGCAGCACGCGTTCGTTCGGCCGCGAGGAATTCGATAAGTATCCGAGTCTCGACTTCCGCAACCTGCTCACCGGAGTCATTCCGGGGCTTGAGGTCGTGGAGAAGAGCGGTGCGACGGGAATTTCCGCCGCATCGGACAATGCGGCGGTGAACCTGCTCGCACGCGGCAACGCCATCCGGTATATCGTTGACGATATGCCGGTCTACATCACTCAGCTGCAACTCGATCCCGAGCAGATCGAGTCGGTGACGCTGCTGACCGACATCGCCGACAAGGCGCAGTTCGGCCCCACGGCTGCCGACGGCGTGCTTTACATCCGCACCCGGCGCGGCGGACGCGGGCCGTTGTCGGTGCGGATCGGGTTCGAGCGGGGCGTGAGCGTCGTTGACCGTTTCCCCGAGTGGGTGGACGGCGTGGACTATGCCAAGATGAACAACTATGCGCGTTATAACGACGGGATGACGCCGCTGTACGGCAATGCGGCGCTGGAGGGTTACCGGATGCGCGATCCCGACCACGCCGAATATCCCAATGCCGATTTCCGTGCGGCGATGCTCAAAGACACCAAGCCTTACACGCGCGCCGGTATCGGACTTTCGGGCGGCGGCAGCGCCGTGCGCTACAACGCGCATTTCGGCTATGCGGGCGAGGGCGACATCTATCGGCTGGGCGCCGTGTCCGACTATAACCGGCTCAATGTGCATACCAACATCGACGCGTCGATCACGCGGCGGCTGAGGGCCCGTGTGAGCTTTTTCGGCGGCATGACTTTCCGGCGCTCCCCGAAATACGGCTACGGAACGTCGAACGGCGACGAGATGACCGCCGTGCTTGCGGATCTGACCACGATCCCGGCGATCGCCTTTCCCGTCCACGTGACGCCTGAGGCGCTCGACGAATCGGTCGAGATGGAGAAGAACCGGGCGATTTACGGCGTCGGCAACCAATGGAGCAACAATCCCGTTGCGGCGCTTTCGGAAAACGGCTCCTACACCACCAAGGGGCGCACCGGACTGGTCACCGCCACGGTCGATTACGATTGTTCGTCGTTCGCCAAGGGGCTGAAATCGACGACGTTCCTGGGGCTGAATCTCTACCAGATGACACGCATCGGGCAGAATCCCGATTATTACGGTTATTTGTGGGACCGTCAGATGGGCGTCGGAGCCATTTCGGCCCACAAGGGAGCCAAGGAGTCCGGCAAATCGCTGATGGACAAGTATACCTACCAGAGCCTCAATTTTTACGAGCGTCTGAGCTACGATTTCGCCCGCAACGGACATCGGCTGGGCGTCACGGCGGCCTACTATCTTTCTTCGGTGGCCCGCACGGGGCAGAGCAGTCTCGACCGCCAGCAGAATGCGATCGGAACGGTCTCCTATTCCTACGGCGGCCGCTATCTGGTCGAGGGCGTGGTCGATTACGCCGGATCGTCGCGTTTCCGCAAGGGGCATCGCTACGACGTTTTTCCCTCGGCGGGTCTGGGATGGGTCGTCTCCGAAGAGGCGTTCATGCAGGAGGCGGATTGGGTCGATTTCCTGAAAATCCGCGGCCAGATCGGTGTGCTGGGCTATGAGGATTTCGGCGCCCAGTATCTCTACGAGTGGTATTACCAGAAACAGAGCGGTCCGACCTTCGGACCTTCGAGCCTGGGAAGCAGTTCGCCGTGGCTCGGAACCGGAAACTACGTGTCGAACAAAACCACGCTGCAACGCCTGGGCAATCCCGACCTCACGTGGGAGAAACGCCGGGAGCTGAGCGTCGGCTTCGATGCCCAGCTGTTCAGCCGGCGGTTGTACGTTTCGGCGACCTATTTCCGCTCGAAGCGCGACGGCATCATCACCTCGATGACGGGCAACCTGCCGCTTTATTGGGGCCTGCGCAATGTCGCGGTGTACGAGAACCACAACGCCAGCCTGCAACAGGGCGTCGAAGCGGCGTTCCGGTTCGGCGGCCGCACGGGCGATTTCGGCTATTCGGTCGGCGCCAGCTTCGCTTTCCGCAAGTCGAAATACCTGCGCTACGATGAATCCTATACGTATGCCTACCAGGCCGTGAAGGGCACGGCGCTCGACGCTTACCGCGGTTATGTCTATCTGGGCAAGTTCGCATCGGCCGAGGAGATCGCCTCGTCGCCCGAACAGACCTTCGACGAGAAATTGCAGCCGGGGGATTTGAAATACGCCGACCTGAACAACGACGGACGCATCGACTCCAACGACCAGTGTGTCATCGGGCATACCGATCCCAGATTCATTTATGCGGTCAATCTGCACCTCAGCTACAAATGGTTCGATCTGACGGTCGTGGGCACGGGCCGTGCCGGCTATCAGGTTCCCTTCACCAACGCCTGGTTCTGGAACGGCTGGGGCGACAACAACTACTCGAAGTTCGTCAAGAAGAACTTCGGCGGCGATTATCCGCGAATTGCCTACAATAAGGTCAACAATAATTTTCAGCAGTCGGCCTACTGGCTGCGCGACGGCGGATTCTTCAAGATCCAAAACGTCGAGCTGGGATTCGACGCTCCGATTCCCGCCGGCAGCAAGACAGGCATCAAGGGGCTCCGGATTTTCCTGCGGGGCGCCAATCTGCTGACGATCTCCCGGATCAAGGATGTCGATCCGGAATCGGTCGATTCGGGCGTTTCCACGTACCCTCTGTTCCGGACCTTCACTGCGGGTATCAATCTCACCTTTTAA
- a CDS encoding RagB/SusD family nutrient uptake outer membrane protein — protein sequence MKKIKFILIVLLLAGFGACNYLDVSPDLGISEEDIFSTYKNYSNFLDAAYRREYPNRENNVNARNLKLAAPYWIDQSPMRWTLEGCITDACVCGRKLARAMRSGSMSDEAANRLTTATTYRPIMKVMFEIIRITNTSIANIDMLQDATDVQRNDLLARAYFARGMAHFTLCRYFGGMPYIDTKLGADDEWDMARLSGHDTYVRCAEDFGRAADYYRAAGLMRRDARPGEAGHLSSPDMWYANGCAALAMKGRALLYAASPLHNALGEEDWRLAAEACGEAIAAAEDAGFEMLPKEQWTDNFMNVQYTNEQLWCYSVGNIALSNSRFYGRYGRAQCNNQNNASGICPTQNFVDRFETIWGDPLDTEEDRAAAVALGHYNDQDPYADRDPRFDLTILHDGSKVGSKNVMVNIYRDTKGTWPKTKIGNDKNFGAEWDADPLRGTTRTGYYLNKGWNGERGNTAYRHSDPLIRMAELYLNYAEAVNEYAGPGGTAAGLPLTALQAVNKVRSRIGMPDVQSRFAGDSRLLRDRIRNERMVELAFEGHHYYFDSRRWKTVETDMNRTLYGMYVEQVSVSAEYPKGRRYTRRALTDDCQGAWKPHMYYLPIPDAESQKMRNFVNNAKWN from the coding sequence ATGAAAAAGATTAAATTCATTCTGATCGTTCTGCTGCTGGCCGGATTCGGGGCATGCAACTATCTCGACGTGTCGCCCGATCTGGGAATCAGCGAGGAGGACATCTTTTCGACCTATAAGAACTACTCCAATTTTCTCGATGCGGCTTATCGGCGGGAATATCCGAATCGTGAGAACAATGTCAATGCCCGCAACCTCAAACTCGCTGCGCCCTACTGGATCGACCAGTCACCCATGCGCTGGACGTTGGAAGGGTGTATCACCGACGCCTGCGTCTGCGGGCGCAAGCTGGCCCGGGCCATGCGTTCCGGGTCGATGTCGGACGAGGCGGCGAACCGTCTGACAACGGCTACGACCTATCGTCCGATCATGAAGGTCATGTTCGAGATCATCCGCATCACCAACACTTCGATCGCCAATATCGACATGTTGCAGGATGCTACGGACGTGCAGCGGAACGACCTTCTGGCCCGCGCCTATTTCGCCCGCGGCATGGCCCATTTCACGCTGTGCCGTTATTTCGGCGGAATGCCCTATATCGACACCAAACTCGGGGCCGACGACGAGTGGGACATGGCCCGTCTGTCGGGCCACGACACCTATGTCCGGTGTGCCGAGGATTTCGGAAGGGCCGCCGACTATTACCGGGCTGCGGGGCTGATGCGGCGCGATGCCCGTCCCGGCGAGGCCGGACACCTCTCCTCGCCCGATATGTGGTATGCCAACGGCTGCGCCGCGCTGGCGATGAAAGGCCGCGCCCTGCTCTATGCCGCCAGTCCGCTGCACAACGCGCTGGGGGAGGAGGATTGGCGTCTTGCCGCCGAAGCCTGCGGCGAAGCGATCGCCGCGGCCGAGGATGCCGGTTTCGAGATGCTGCCCAAGGAGCAGTGGACGGACAATTTCATGAACGTGCAGTACACCAACGAGCAGTTGTGGTGTTATTCCGTGGGCAATATAGCACTCAGCAACTCCCGTTTCTACGGGCGCTACGGGCGGGCGCAGTGCAATAACCAGAATAACGCCAGCGGAATCTGTCCGACGCAGAATTTCGTCGATCGCTTCGAGACCATATGGGGCGATCCGCTCGATACCGAGGAGGACCGCGCTGCTGCCGTCGCTCTGGGGCACTACAACGATCAGGACCCCTATGCCGACCGCGATCCGCGTTTCGACCTGACGATCCTGCACGACGGGTCGAAAGTCGGTTCGAAAAACGTCATGGTCAACATATACAGAGACACCAAGGGTACATGGCCCAAGACCAAGATCGGCAATGACAAGAATTTCGGGGCCGAGTGGGACGCCGACCCGCTGCGCGGAACCACCCGCACGGGCTACTACCTGAACAAGGGATGGAACGGCGAACGCGGCAACACGGCCTATCGCCATTCCGATCCGCTGATCCGCATGGCCGAACTCTACCTGAACTATGCCGAGGCGGTCAACGAGTATGCGGGCCCCGGCGGCACGGCGGCCGGACTGCCGCTCACGGCGTTGCAGGCCGTCAACAAGGTGCGCAGCCGGATCGGCATGCCCGATGTACAGAGCCGGTTCGCGGGCGACAGCCGGCTGTTGCGCGACCGCATCCGCAACGAGCGCATGGTGGAGCTCGCCTTCGAAGGCCACCACTATTACTTCGATTCCCGGCGCTGGAAGACGGTCGAAACGGATATGAACCGTACGCTCTACGGAATGTACGTCGAGCAGGTGTCCGTGAGCGCCGAATATCCCAAGGGGCGCCGGTACACGCGCCGGGCGCTGACCGACGATTGCCAGGGGGCCTGGAAGCCGCACATGTACTATCTGCCCATCCCCGACGCCGAATCGCAGAAGATGCGCAATTTCGTCAACAATGCCAAGTGGAACTAA
- a CDS encoding endonuclease/exonuclease/phosphatase family protein, translating into MICKNRFVLFFGMLLSFPACSSSDAGNGAGEEESQPKPQPKEYTDISVISFNIRVDNAADGTNVWRNRRDAVVTMIERERPMLLGLQEAQPHQITYLSEHCPDYAWYGLGRDTGKVPPATDSYAAEETMAVFWRTAELELLDKGTFWLSETPDQVSKGWDASYRRTCTWAGFRHKKSGQTCYFFNTHLDNDGKVAREESIKLLVSRMKTINSKRRVSFLTADFNSNVTDACFAPLHVYMRDARANAAVSDDYPSWNGYGASTGRLDHVFFSGDNCTAREFRTLRGDYGVPYISDHYPVAACFRCSND; encoded by the coding sequence ATGATTTGTAAGAACCGATTCGTTCTTTTCTTCGGAATGCTGCTGTCGTTCCCGGCCTGTTCGTCCTCCGACGCCGGGAACGGCGCCGGCGAAGAAGAGTCGCAGCCGAAACCGCAGCCGAAGGAATATACGGACATAAGCGTGATTTCATTCAATATCCGGGTCGATAATGCGGCCGACGGAACCAACGTGTGGCGAAACCGCAGGGACGCGGTCGTGACGATGATCGAGCGTGAGCGGCCGATGCTGCTGGGACTTCAGGAGGCGCAGCCGCATCAGATCACCTATCTGTCGGAGCATTGCCCCGACTATGCCTGGTACGGACTGGGACGGGATACGGGAAAGGTCCCTCCTGCGACGGATTCCTATGCTGCGGAGGAGACTATGGCCGTTTTCTGGAGAACGGCGGAGCTCGAATTGCTGGACAAGGGAACGTTCTGGCTGTCGGAGACTCCCGACCAGGTGTCGAAAGGGTGGGACGCCTCGTACAGAAGAACCTGCACCTGGGCCGGGTTCCGCCATAAGAAGTCGGGACAGACCTGCTATTTTTTCAATACGCACCTCGACAACGACGGCAAGGTCGCCCGCGAGGAGTCGATCAAACTGCTCGTTTCACGGATGAAGACGATCAATTCCAAACGCCGGGTTTCGTTCCTCACGGCCGATTTCAATTCCAACGTGACGGATGCCTGCTTCGCTCCGCTGCACGTCTACATGCGGGACGCGCGGGCGAACGCCGCCGTTTCGGACGATTATCCGAGCTGGAACGGTTACGGCGCTTCGACCGGCAGACTGGACCATGTCTTCTTCTCCGGCGACAACTGCACGGCCCGCGAATTCCGAACGCTTCGGGGCGATTACGGCGTGCCCTATATTTCGGACCACTATCCGGTCGCTGCCTGCTTCCGATGTTCGAACGATTGA
- a CDS encoding RagB/SusD family nutrient uptake outer membrane protein, translated as MKRLFLAFICSAAVSCSDILDPLPNGHYTDGNYENYPSVIRGFIDKGYSLLPTTYAGNEYAYLECATDNAVARERTQVMRRLATGSLTQADDPFAAWWGRDYEGIYYANRFLYNDLGFNTRFLTDREADDVLRRNLQGEAYALRAWFELDLLKKFGGKASDGRYLGFPIVTEPVLGVQGPLLERDTYEKCLKQIVDDCDAAYGYLPLANRNHLAEDASIQGARAWHRFDGITTVAMKAMAYLTWASPAFNPQGDVSRWEKAAEYAAEVMKFKLEVDGAQMGGFDPRARFQWSDPNSPEIVFSSFDYTGSDIENLFYPNGFQGSGAIGITQELVDAFPMANGYPIDDPASGYDENDPYAGRDPRFYATVFYHGAEVVRPTNSEVMYTFDVSDTGRDVADAPYNSPTNYYVRKFIYLGWNRADVPVLTMPRSIFFIRWTSMCLAFAEAANQVGGPLDDRWGFSARDAIAYLRSRTTCDGKPGLGAVADPYLDACAAAGKDAFAELIRNERRIELCFEGERFFDMRRWASGVDELNRPVSRAVVSESDEGERPVYASEQVENRRFSSLWLPIPSREMRCSPGLVQNEGWDAWN; from the coding sequence ATGAAACGACTATTTTTGGCTTTTATCTGTTCGGCGGCCGTCTCCTGTTCGGATATTCTCGATCCGCTTCCGAACGGGCACTACACCGACGGAAACTACGAAAATTACCCGTCCGTCATCCGGGGATTCATCGACAAGGGATATTCGCTGCTGCCGACCACCTATGCGGGCAATGAATACGCCTACCTCGAATGCGCGACGGACAATGCCGTCGCCCGCGAGCGGACGCAGGTCATGCGCCGCCTGGCGACCGGCTCGCTGACGCAGGCCGACGACCCGTTCGCAGCCTGGTGGGGCCGCGACTACGAGGGCATTTATTACGCCAACCGGTTCCTGTACAACGATCTCGGTTTCAACACCCGTTTTCTGACCGACCGGGAGGCCGACGACGTTCTGCGGCGCAATCTTCAGGGCGAAGCCTATGCCCTGCGGGCCTGGTTCGAGCTGGATCTGCTGAAAAAGTTCGGCGGCAAGGCTTCCGACGGGCGCTATCTGGGCTTCCCGATCGTTACCGAACCGGTGCTCGGCGTACAGGGGCCGCTTCTCGAACGCGACACGTACGAAAAGTGTCTGAAACAGATCGTGGACGACTGCGACGCCGCGTACGGCTATCTGCCGCTGGCCAACCGCAACCACCTCGCAGAGGACGCTTCGATTCAGGGTGCGCGCGCGTGGCACCGTTTCGACGGCATCACGACCGTAGCCATGAAGGCGATGGCCTATCTCACCTGGGCCAGTCCGGCGTTCAATCCCCAGGGCGATGTTTCGCGCTGGGAGAAAGCGGCGGAATATGCCGCCGAGGTGATGAAGTTCAAGTTGGAGGTGGACGGCGCCCAAATGGGCGGGTTCGATCCCCGGGCGCGTTTCCAATGGTCCGATCCCAACAGCCCCGAAATCGTCTTTTCATCCTTCGATTACACGGGGTCCGATATCGAGAATCTGTTTTACCCCAACGGATTCCAGGGCTCGGGCGCGATCGGCATTACGCAGGAGTTGGTCGATGCCTTCCCGATGGCCAACGGCTATCCGATCGACGATCCTGCGAGCGGTTACGACGAGAACGATCCCTATGCGGGGCGCGATCCGCGCTTCTATGCGACGGTCTTCTACCACGGGGCCGAGGTGGTGCGCCCGACCAACTCCGAGGTGATGTATACGTTCGATGTCTCGGACACGGGGCGGGACGTGGCCGATGCACCCTATAATTCGCCGACGAACTATTACGTCCGCAAATTCATCTACCTGGGGTGGAACCGCGCCGACGTTCCCGTGCTGACGATGCCGCGTTCGATCTTCTTCATTCGCTGGACATCCATGTGCCTGGCTTTCGCCGAGGCGGCCAATCAGGTCGGAGGGCCGCTGGACGACCGGTGGGGCTTTTCGGCCCGGGATGCGATCGCCTATCTGCGCAGCCGTACGACCTGCGACGGAAAGCCGGGGCTGGGGGCCGTTGCCGATCCCTATCTCGACGCCTGCGCCGCCGCCGGAAAGGATGCCTTTGCGGAGCTGATCCGCAACGAGCGGCGCATCGAGCTCTGCTTCGAGGGGGAGCGTTTCTTCGACATGCGCCGCTGGGCTTCCGGAGTCGATGAATTGAACCGTCCCGTATCGCGGGCCGTCGTGTCCGAATCGGACGAAGGCGAACGGCCGGTCTATGCCTCGGAGCAGGTCGAGAACCGGAGATTCTCCTCGCTCTGGCTGCCGATTCCCAGCCGGGAGATGCGCTGTTCGCCGGGACTGGTGCAGAACGAGGGTTGGGACGCTTGGAACTAA
- a CDS encoding alginate lyase family protein, which yields MLSAFFCAVSAAGAERPVVWNMDRLERVRETLPGNRLCRRALSDLRRRCDSLLPVPNPHVMMKRAVPASGDRHDYMSLSRYYWPDPGSADGFPYVRRDGETNPDVDLYDRNRITELADNVCALTVGFYLMDDLRYGAKAGEMIRTWFLDEATSMNPGLDYSQMIPGKNGGKGRPSGIIDMYRMIDVLDAVIVLRDKEVLSDGEMERLRSWFSRLVDWMLTAPNALKIAEGRNNLGVAYDVQLIRYAMFSGRTELARRTLAQFPERRLAVQIEPDGRMPQELKRTKAMSYSIYNIVHMLDACAMARALGEDLYEAEGRAVERALRFLVPFLKDPDSFPYKQINERRLALDDIARQLLRADAYAGNKEFRRLYDRYGAEPEDPIFILFHLIN from the coding sequence GTGTTGTCGGCGTTCTTTTGCGCAGTCTCGGCTGCGGGCGCCGAACGGCCGGTCGTGTGGAACATGGACCGGCTGGAGCGGGTCCGGGAGACGCTTCCCGGAAACCGCCTTTGCCGTCGGGCCCTTTCGGACCTCCGCCGGCGGTGCGATTCGCTGCTCCCCGTTCCCAACCCCCATGTGATGATGAAACGCGCCGTTCCCGCGAGCGGGGACAGGCACGACTATATGTCGCTGTCCCGCTACTATTGGCCCGATCCCGGTTCCGCCGACGGTTTTCCCTACGTGCGCCGGGACGGAGAGACCAATCCCGATGTCGATCTTTACGACCGGAACCGCATTACGGAGCTTGCTGACAATGTCTGCGCCCTGACGGTCGGGTTTTATCTGATGGATGATCTCCGCTATGGCGCCAAGGCCGGAGAGATGATACGGACCTGGTTTCTGGACGAGGCGACTTCGATGAACCCCGGACTGGACTATTCGCAGATGATTCCCGGCAAGAACGGCGGAAAAGGGCGTCCGTCGGGTATTATCGACATGTACCGCATGATCGACGTGCTCGATGCCGTTATCGTGCTTCGGGACAAGGAGGTGCTTTCGGACGGCGAGATGGAGCGTCTGCGCAGCTGGTTTTCGCGGCTGGTCGATTGGATGCTCACGGCTCCCAATGCCTTGAAGATCGCGGAGGGCCGGAACAACCTCGGCGTGGCTTACGATGTCCAGCTGATCCGCTATGCGATGTTTTCCGGACGGACGGAACTGGCGCGCCGGACGTTGGCGCAGTTCCCCGAACGGCGGCTGGCCGTTCAGATCGAGCCCGACGGACGGATGCCGCAGGAGTTGAAGCGGACCAAGGCGATGAGCTATTCGATTTACAACATCGTGCATATGCTCGATGCCTGTGCGATGGCCCGCGCTCTGGGAGAGGACCTCTATGAAGCGGAGGGGCGGGCCGTGGAGCGTGCGCTGCGGTTTCTCGTTCCGTTTCTGAAAGATCCCGACTCGTTCCCCTACAAGCAGATCAACGAACGCCGGCTGGCTTTGGACGACATTGCCCGCCAGTTGCTGCGTGCGGATGCCTATGCCGGAAACAAAGAGTTCCGGCGGCTTTACGACCGTTACGGAGCAGAGCCGGAAGATCCGATTTTTATATTGTTTCACCTCATAAACTGA